The following proteins are encoded in a genomic region of Alnus glutinosa chromosome 8, dhAlnGlut1.1, whole genome shotgun sequence:
- the LOC133874689 gene encoding uncharacterized protein LOC133874689, translating into MIQLLFALVLAEMAVILTLLFRTPVRKLVMKGLDRSKQGRGLLVAKTVTGTMIMLFSSTVHSVMKIQKRRSTEAGMLNPTDEVLMARRHLEASLVGFSLFLALVIDRLHYYIQELNLLRIGLLFVLVLTS; encoded by the exons ATGATACAGCTTTTGTTTGCGCTTGTGTTGGCGGAAATGGCTGTGATTCTGACCCTTTTGTTCAGAACCCCAGTAAGGAAGTTGGTGATGAAGGGGTTGGACCGGTCGAAGCAGGGAAGGGGTCTATTGGTGGCAAAGACCGTGACAGGAACAATGATCATGCTCTTTAGCTCCACCGTACATAGTGTGATGAAAATCCAGAAACGACGTTCAACCGAAGCCGGCATGCTTAATCCAACGGATGAGGTTCTTATGGCACGTCGTCATCTGGAAGCGTCTCTTGTAG GATTCTCCCTATTCCTTGCACTAGTGATAGACAGACTACATTATTATATTCAAGAACTCAATCTACTGAGGATCGGCTTGCTTTTTGTCCTCGTGCTAACAAGTTAA